The following coding sequences are from one Acidobacteriota bacterium window:
- a CDS encoding deoxyhypusine synthase family protein, with the protein MHDGNHSGFPPVKTFLRHNYRHFNSAVLVDAAEAYADHIRGGGKMMLALAGAMSTAELGITLAAMIRGGKVHAVSCTGANLEEDLFNLVAHDQYRRLPHYRDLKPEEELALFRDKMSRVTDTCIPEDEAMRKVEGVVFDFWKKAEDEGRRCFPPEFILDVIRSRALAPHYQIDEADSWLVAACEKGIPIFVPGWEDSTLGNFFVSCVRGGRLKDYATVKSGLETMEALVDWYLAESASGEMGFFQIGGGIAGDFAICVVPLIRQDLRMDCRLWSYFCQVSDSTTSYGSYSGAVPNEKITWGKLGVDSRRYIIESDATIVAPLVFAYVLAG; encoded by the coding sequence ATGCATGACGGCAACCATTCCGGCTTTCCCCCGGTAAAGACCTTCCTCAGGCATAACTACCGCCACTTCAATTCCGCCGTCCTGGTGGACGCCGCCGAGGCCTACGCCGACCATATCCGCGGCGGCGGAAAGATGATGCTGGCGCTGGCGGGCGCCATGAGCACGGCCGAACTCGGCATCACCCTGGCCGCCATGATCCGCGGCGGCAAGGTGCATGCGGTGTCCTGCACCGGAGCAAACCTGGAGGAGGATCTCTTCAACCTGGTCGCCCATGATCAATACCGGCGGTTGCCCCATTACAGGGATCTGAAGCCGGAGGAGGAACTAGCGCTCTTCCGCGACAAAATGAGCCGGGTCACGGACACCTGCATTCCCGAAGATGAGGCCATGAGGAAGGTCGAGGGGGTAGTTTTCGATTTCTGGAAAAAAGCGGAGGATGAGGGCCGCCGGTGCTTCCCCCCTGAATTCATCCTGGACGTCATCCGGAGCCGGGCCCTCGCGCCTCATTACCAGATCGATGAGGCTGATTCCTGGCTGGTGGCCGCCTGTGAAAAGGGGATTCCCATCTTCGTCCCCGGGTGGGAGGATTCCACGCTCGGCAACTTCTTCGTCTCCTGCGTCCGCGGCGGACGACTGAAGGATTATGCGACCGTGAAATCGGGGCTGGAAACGATGGAGGCGCTGGTCGACTGGTACCTGGCGGAGTCGGCCTCCGGGGAGATGGGCTTTTTCCAGATCGGCGGGGGCATCGCCGGGGATTTTGCCATCTGCGTCGTACCCCTGATCCGGCAGGATCTCAGGATGGACTGTCGGCTGTGGTCCTACTTCTGCCAGGTTTCCGACAGCACCACCTCGTACGGCTCCTACAGCGGCGCCGTCCCCAACGAGAAGATCACCTGGGGGAAGCTGGGCGTCGATTCGCGGAGGTACATCATAGAAAGCGACGCGACGATCGTGGCCCCCCTGGTCTTCGCATATGTTCTCGCCGGTTGA